A segment of the Leptidea sinapis chromosome 21, ilLepSina1.1, whole genome shotgun sequence genome:
CATGTCCCGTATTtaaaaagatgacttaggacatGCAGCATatagctctaaggaagcttcccaattagtcgacagagtgcaacgtgggcactatccgacttaaGTGATGATTTGgcggggtattagctatgaaggagtgactgagccatacttttgtggaAAAGGTATAAAAACATCGGAACaaatgtatcaagataccattcttgagaaggtcttccagcaagacttggcgccgggtcataaaccTCGGTCTACGCAATCTTGGTTGGAAACAAACGTTTCGGACtttatcagagctgaagactggccatcgtctagtcccgatctgctggattatgatttatggtcagttttagagagtccTGCGGTTTACTCTAAACATAAACAATCCGTACgtttggcagtgaagaattatTTTcctatggaaagagtgcgtgcttctattgataactgaccTCAaaatttaaaggactgtattgcagctaaTGGAGGCCACTTcgaataagttttttatattttaaattgttttatatttatgtattaaactaacacactgtaatagcaataaatgttttttgCATTAGaatttttgtttcagtatttatgccaacactagtttttttaaatatttacctaCACTTTTCAAGGATTTTTTTAAGGTTTGGTGTACGAGTTTGTGATGATAGCTCGTCTATTCCCAAAGTGTGATGATATCATTTCCAGATTGCAGGGGGAACGGGACGTGAACCAAATACCGAGCGAAAATAGTGCTTTGAGAATGGAATTACCAAGAGTTACAAGAAAGGGGTTTATGCCAGTCCTCAATGAAATCCGACTTAGATATTTTGTTCTGGATCCAAATAGCGGACCATGGCGTGGTTTCATATGAAGGAGCTAACCCCTTTcgaatgataaataaataacgcGACGAAGTTCGGATGTGAAGAACaattattatctattaatattaaaatacttccTGATaacaaacttattttaaataggaAAGAAAAATCCCTTTAGTGGTATTATAAGCAAAAGAGAACAAAGCTGCTGTTATCGCTTGACCATCACATAGATAGGGTAACCGCCCGTCCGGATTATTCCGGACATGTTCAGATTTTGTCCAACTCTTCTAACTTGtccggattttatttttaattatatggaaTACCTACCTACAGTTATAAAACTACACGTTAACGAATATCAAATAAGTCTTCATAAAGGCTTTAATTTTACGACAAACGGAATCCAAAGGACATCAATTAAAAACGGACGATATTTTGTCGAAATATCAGGCTTTTTCCCAgtacttttcaaattatatacttaatggTAGCCCTTCCAACAGATGACCTTTCCAATAAAACTTGCCctcaattaaattgtttcaaatctTCAAACATTTGTTCTTCTTGCACTGTGTTCAATATAAAGGAGAGAATTTATTGGCTCATAAAAACAGCGCTGAGCCAAAAGATTATCAAGTTTAGAACAATAATGATTAGTGTCCGATGATCGCCGGTGATTAATATCGTGGCTTGCAGAACAGTGTGAGTTGGCACAGACCACCGCTGAACCGGACACTCGCTAGAACATTTCAAACTGACATTCCCGAGATTATTACGTGTATTTTACTAACGGTCCTTTTTGAAGTGTTTTAGTAATCTGTATAGGTTCTACCCCTACCTACATGGGCGCCAAATTAtacaattcaataatttatttcgatagacattattatattatttcatagcGCCTTAGCATTGTCCACATAAATCAACAGCGAACGAAAGGTCTTCCCTTATCTTTAACTCTCGCCACACATATGTTTTTCTTTCGTTCGTTACCATTCTATCGCcgtaatttgttatatatggACCCGGCCTTTAGGCGTCGATCAAACTCCAAAGGGCACGGACGAACTCCAGTTAATTTGGTCATTACGCCAGCCCGGGGGTTATGGGTTTTGAGTTGGATCTTAGGTGACAGTTGATATTATTCTAAActtattgattttaattaataacgaATAAAAATTACATATCAATCTatagaatagaaaaatatatgaggATGGCCATGcttcattttcaaaattttcttgaagctttttatttttatttgatgttCTTTTTTTTGAACTGTTAACAATCAAAAATCATTTTCTAATTGAAATATGTttctctttttaattttaatgtccAATATTGAAAAGAATTTCAGTTCACACAGGTATGGTACTTATGAGGCAAATGGACTACTAGTGAAGTAAGTACAAAAGAAACTGTTGGAGAACCCAAAATTACTTGCTGTGCAATTGGCCGTTCCAAAGGCTAAGCACAGACTAAGTGCCAATATAGAGAAATATGTAGTGAGGAATTTACTCTGATAGCCAGTAATCTTGCAACACAACTGTACATAGTCTGTAGATTGTcgcattataataaaaaaatgaaattaaaaagaaactgtaaaaatatctttattaaagaAGAATAATTGtccttatattatatgaaataacatctaatttttattaatgatcTATTATGATCAATTCATCTATACTCCAATCCTCATAGGAATGATCAGGTAAGTATCTCCTAATAATAATTGGTATTTTTCTCTGTTTCAATTCTTTCATTGCAATTTGAAGTGGATCAGTTTCTCCTTCCAACTCTACCATAACTGGTGCACACATAGCAATTTGTAATGCTCTTGTACCTGAAATATAATGTGTCAAATGTTAGatatcatatttatttgatCAACATAAGCgtgcaaattcaaatattttaattcaacatcacttattgaatgtcaaaagctaccacccattcaaaatactgcctcagacttgagaaggcctttattataaaaatatggattacaatgttatatcataatcaaatcaaatcatttgtttggtacattttctgggatcatattgtagaagcatatacatgcCCAAAAGATTTATTTACTCAacttaaccaagtagtaggcataaaaagtttatgtttgttcctcatgttaacattatgattgtcacagtttctagcaaattcctcaatgtgcttatgaacttatagaacattatcaagaaaatattcaaatgagATATTGTTTAAAGAATAATGTTGATTCAActgattttattcattattatataaaactagcatTAATTTGATcatttgtttgtaaatatttttattaactttgcTGTCAACAACAGACATATGACAGGTTTCCAAAACTTCAAAATGCAAATTTTATGGAGAGCTCCAACAGGAAATCCTCAAAAACCATGGATCTCCAAAACCTATACATGAATGTGAAAACTGAAAGACATGCTGGTACACGGAGATTGAGAATCTAGGGACACTGTTAGTGAGTCAGCAGGTCtctcttttgcaacaccaaaaCTTTTATGAAATCATCTACCAAAGAAATGTCCTCACCCATCTTAATATGAATgacataagaaaaataatattatgaattctaGTTTTGACATTTGTATGTTTGATGAGTTACATAAAATCTATGATTACACTCAATGACAAGGATACATAACAACTCATAACCACAATGTGCCTCAACTTGTCCAAAATGTGCACCAACATTCACAAATGTAACGACAGTTGGTTGgctaaacaataattaaaccaTTCTAAGCATGtaagttacaattattttagcACTTTTATGTTATAATTGTGGAGTTTTAATATTATCAGCATTAATAATAGAAAACATGAAAAACATCATGAGGTTTTCCAGTATTACTGGTATGGTCATTGGCTAGCTGTCCATGTTGACACTAAATAACAGCCCTTCATCAATTTTCAAAAGCAATATGAGACAAATCACAAGAAATGGTTTAGCTAGCTTTAGACACAAACAACTGCTTTTAGTAGCATGCATGTGCGTTTGCAGGTCAACATGACCTGCAAACGCTAGGCAGAGTAATAATTAATAGCAGTTTGGTTGTAGAGAAAATTGGAAGATATTCGAAATTACACTATGGATAAACCACATATTCGGGTGTTAAGCATGGTATTGTCATACAGTGTTGAATGTTTACACAATATGgatgttttatatatttgatattgaaaatattaattggAGAATTCACTTTTTAAAAGATTGCATTTCGTAGGTCATACCCAATACTCGAGCTCTTTCATATTTGGTCATGTATCTTGTCGTTATTCTTTTTGACTTCTCCACACCACCACCAGCTTGACCAGGTGCAAGGCACTGAACGTTATATCCATCTTCCTCTTGTTCCTCCGCTTCCTCGATATTATTATCTTCTTCTACTATATCATCATAATCACCCCCCGCATCTTCCCCGTCATATTCTTCATCAGCCATTCGGTACTTTTCTTGTCAAAGGTTTGATACGGATCTTACAAtttgttgttgttgtttatCAATAAGATAAGTATGTTTCTGAAACCTACGTACTCCTAGTGAATTTCCTTATTACTAAGCACTTTTACTatacagaaaatattaaattaattagaatGTTTTATTTACAGTCAAGTAAAGTCTAAAGTGTGTAAAATGCAGCAAAATGTAAACTCAAAAGTCAAGTCACACTGTCGCACATGCACATTTCGGCGGCCGGcgctattgtttttttaaaaatcgcCCAGGCTATAGTCTATAGACCATAATTACCTATTATATGCAAAGgtacacaaaaaaattaattaaaaaaattaaaaatttaatttaatacacctgtaaggcaaacctttacctttaattttaataaaatattactatttatatgtgctacttattgataggttttaagttagtaccaagccctaa
Coding sequences within it:
- the LOC126970543 gene encoding DNA-directed RNA polymerases I, II, and III subunit RPABC2, giving the protein MADEEYDGEDAGGDYDDIVEEDNNIEEAEEQEEDGYNVQCLAPGQAGGGVEKSKRITTRYMTKYERARVLGTRALQIAMCAPVMVELEGETDPLQIAMKELKQRKIPIIIRRYLPDHSYEDWSIDELIIIDH